Proteins from a single region of Caloramator sp. E03:
- a CDS encoding efflux RND transporter periplasmic adaptor subunit has translation MKTRKIISISGICVFLIVLIIIIYTQKSITAETIIISKTDVYQYVEDTAIAKCKGAQTVYTEGMGKIISVNFNIGDKVKKGDILLSLDKTDLEFQLKDAEAKVKNARAQLESTDTKNYANKILEAEATVEQCEVSMDAAYRNFETSKSLYEAGAISKDDLNKSEDTYKTASALLKSAKAQLNEIKNGAPSYLKSSYISQLEQALIYRSSILKSLEKQEVRSPIDGIILEKLVDDNSIVSKGTAAFIVGDVKNIELEANILSDDSYKVNVGNEVEISGDSIANTVLKGKIIKIAPQAKIITSALGVNQSRVPVTIEILNNSGILKPGYNVDIKIITSYKKNVIAVPDSLVFNYNGNSCVFVLQNGKAVIRQVEKGLEGDKLIEITKGLKEGDIIIKPNNNIKEGAKIKTKQSKN, from the coding sequence ATGAAAACAAGAAAGATTATATCAATATCTGGTATATGTGTTTTTTTAATTGTACTAATTATAATAATATATACACAAAAAAGTATAACTGCAGAAACAATTATAATTTCAAAAACTGATGTTTATCAATATGTTGAGGATACAGCAATAGCAAAATGCAAAGGAGCCCAGACAGTCTATACTGAAGGGATGGGTAAAATAATATCAGTTAATTTCAATATTGGAGATAAGGTAAAAAAAGGTGATATATTATTATCCCTTGATAAGACCGATTTAGAATTTCAACTTAAAGATGCCGAAGCAAAAGTTAAAAATGCAAGAGCTCAACTTGAAAGCACAGATACTAAAAACTATGCAAATAAAATTTTAGAAGCTGAAGCTACTGTTGAACAATGTGAAGTTTCTATGGATGCTGCATATAGAAATTTTGAAACTTCAAAGTCATTGTATGAAGCTGGAGCAATTAGCAAAGACGATTTAAACAAATCAGAAGATACGTATAAAACTGCATCCGCACTGTTAAAGTCTGCAAAAGCACAATTAAATGAAATAAAAAATGGTGCTCCATCGTATTTAAAAAGCAGTTACATTTCACAGCTTGAGCAAGCTTTAATTTATAGAAGCAGTATTTTAAAAAGCCTTGAAAAACAAGAAGTACGCTCCCCAATTGATGGTATAATATTAGAAAAACTTGTTGACGATAATTCAATTGTTTCAAAAGGAACAGCTGCATTTATAGTTGGTGATGTAAAGAATATTGAACTTGAAGCAAATATACTTTCTGATGATAGTTATAAAGTAAATGTAGGAAATGAAGTTGAAATATCTGGAGATTCAATAGCAAATACAGTATTAAAAGGCAAAATAATCAAAATTGCTCCTCAGGCAAAAATTATAACTTCAGCTCTTGGAGTAAATCAAAGTAGGGTTCCAGTAACAATAGAAATTTTAAACAATAGCGGTATTTTAAAACCAGGATACAATGTTGATATAAAGATTATAACTTCATACAAAAAAAACGTAATTGCAGTACCAGACAGCTTAGTATTTAATTATAATGGTAATAGCTGTGTTTTTGTATTGCAAAATGGCAAAGCAGTTATAAGACAGGTTGAAAAAGGACTTGAAGGAGATAAATTAATTGAAATAACTAAAGGATTAAAAGAAGGAGATATAATAATAAAGCCCAACAATAATATAAAAGAAGGAGCAAAGATAAAAACAAAACAAAGTAAAAACTAA
- a CDS encoding ABC transporter ATP-binding protein: protein MTWWSKNNVGCDNLKESIIIVKDVVKEYTMGEVKVKACDGMSFEICKGEFAVILGPSGSGKSTILNIIGGMDRVTSGEVWVDGINITLYSDKELTLYRRKHIGFVFQFYNLIPNLTAIENVELMTQLSNNPLDSNEIMKRVGLYDRINSFPSQLSGGEQQRVAIARALVKNPSLILCDEPTGALDFNTGKIILKLLWDINKKTGKTIVVITHNAAIATMADRVLKLRSGMVESIIINENPEPPERIEW, encoded by the coding sequence ATGACTTGGTGGTCAAAAAATAATGTGGGTTGTGATAATTTGAAGGAAAGTATTATAATTGTAAAGGATGTTGTAAAAGAATATACAATGGGAGAAGTGAAAGTTAAGGCCTGTGACGGAATGAGTTTTGAAATATGTAAAGGTGAGTTTGCAGTAATTTTAGGTCCCAGTGGCTCTGGTAAAAGTACTATATTAAATATCATAGGTGGAATGGACAGGGTAACATCTGGAGAAGTTTGGGTAGATGGAATAAATATAACTCTATATTCTGACAAGGAACTTACATTATATAGAAGAAAACATATCGGATTTGTTTTTCAGTTCTATAACCTTATTCCAAATTTAACTGCCATTGAAAATGTTGAACTTATGACACAACTAAGCAATAATCCACTGGACTCAAATGAAATTATGAAAAGAGTTGGACTTTATGACAGAATAAACAGTTTTCCCTCTCAATTATCCGGGGGAGAGCAACAAAGAGTTGCAATTGCAAGAGCTCTTGTAAAAAATCCATCATTAATATTATGTGATGAGCCAACTGGAGCATTGGATTTTAATACAGGTAAGATAATTTTAAAACTTCTTTGGGATATTAATAAAAAAACTGGAAAAACAATTGTAGTTATAACTCACAATGCTGCTATTGCAACTATGGCAGATAGAGTTTTGAAATTAAGAAGTGGAATGGTTGAATCAATAATAATAAATGAAAATCCTGAACCTCCTGAAAGGATTGAATGGTAA
- a CDS encoding PRD domain-containing protein — protein MDKEFVVSKILSNNVVICEKEGKLYVLTGKGIGFGKSKGDIIKNENSIEKKFVAIDDEDKEDYFKILQNTEKSIVAVAEEIIYMASQKLKEPLNSHIHVGLVDHINFAIRRVSEGIDIVNPFLVEIQTLYPIEYSIAEECIHLIEDRIGVKLPESEIGFIALHIYSARVNQSVSDSLKYTKLVKEIINFIQKDLDISINEKSLEYARLISHLRYALQRVDRGKTFENFLSPNLEKRLKKEFKVSKKVCTYIEKRLGKPVPDTEIGYIAIHIARLNDSI, from the coding sequence ATGGATAAAGAATTTGTCGTATCAAAGATTTTAAGCAATAATGTTGTTATTTGCGAAAAAGAAGGAAAACTTTATGTATTAACAGGAAAAGGTATAGGATTTGGGAAATCAAAGGGAGATATAATAAAAAATGAGAATAGTATAGAAAAGAAATTTGTAGCAATAGATGATGAAGATAAGGAAGATTATTTCAAGATACTTCAAAACACGGAAAAAAGTATTGTTGCAGTTGCTGAAGAAATTATATATATGGCATCACAAAAGTTAAAGGAACCTTTGAATTCTCATATTCATGTTGGCCTGGTGGATCATATAAACTTTGCAATACGTCGCGTTTCTGAAGGGATAGATATTGTAAATCCTTTTTTAGTTGAAATTCAAACTCTATACCCTATAGAATACTCTATTGCAGAAGAATGTATTCATCTAATAGAAGATAGGATTGGTGTTAAGCTGCCAGAGAGTGAGATAGGTTTTATTGCACTTCATATATATTCTGCAAGAGTTAACCAAAGTGTATCTGACAGCTTAAAGTATACTAAGCTTGTTAAAGAAATTATAAATTTTATACAAAAAGATTTAGATATAAGCATAAATGAAAAATCCCTTGAATATGCAAGGTTAATATCTCATTTAAGATATGCTTTGCAAAGAGTGGATAGGGGAAAAACCTTTGAAAATTTTTTATCTCCTAATTTAGAAAAGAGGCTTAAAAAAGAATTTAAAGTATCGAAAAAGGTATGTACATATATTGAAAAAAGGCTTGGTAAACCAGTTCCTGATACTGAAATTGGATATATTGCAATCCATATAGCAAGGTTAAATGATAGTATATAA
- a CDS encoding ABC transporter permease: MIAIFKRELKSYFTTPIGYVFMGVFLLMSGIFFSLMNLLQNDAEFTSVLNTIVFIFLFLVPILTMRTLSEEKKNKTEQLLLTSPLRVWDIVFGKFLASSVLFLITLLVTFIYPLIIKFNGYISPTEVLCTYIGFFLLGCSFISVGVFISSLTENQITSAIGTFGALLILWIMEWITQNIQSGVKSGIIFAVILIAIIVFIINLTVKNPYFSGIVGIIGLLIILVIYFIKKSFFEGFIASFLNWFSVLIRFDSFSGGVFDISSVVYYLSFIFVFLLLTVKSIDKKRWS; this comes from the coding sequence ATGATAGCTATTTTTAAACGTGAACTTAAATCATATTTTACAACACCTATTGGATATGTGTTCATGGGAGTATTTTTACTTATGAGCGGTATTTTCTTTTCACTTATGAATTTACTTCAAAACGATGCAGAATTTACAAGTGTACTTAATACTATAGTTTTTATATTTTTATTTCTTGTTCCTATACTTACAATGAGAACATTAAGTGAAGAAAAGAAAAATAAGACGGAGCAGCTTCTATTAACTTCTCCCTTAAGGGTATGGGATATTGTTTTTGGAAAGTTTTTAGCTTCATCAGTATTATTCCTTATAACTTTATTAGTGACTTTTATATATCCACTTATAATAAAGTTTAATGGATATATTTCACCAACTGAAGTTTTATGCACATATATTGGTTTTTTTCTTCTTGGTTGTAGTTTTATATCTGTAGGGGTATTTATATCATCTCTTACAGAAAATCAGATAACTTCAGCTATAGGAACTTTTGGAGCACTACTTATATTATGGATTATGGAATGGATAACTCAAAATATACAAAGTGGAGTTAAATCTGGAATAATATTTGCTGTTATCTTAATTGCTATAATCGTGTTTATTATCAATTTAACAGTTAAAAATCCATATTTTAGTGGTATTGTAGGTATTATTGGATTATTAATTATTTTAGTTATTTATTTTATTAAAAAAAGCTTTTTTGAAGGTTTTATTGCAAGTTTTCTAAATTGGTTTTCTGTACTTATTCGATTTGATTCCTTCTCAGGAGGAGTTTTTGATATAAGCTCCGTAGTTTATTATCTGTCTTTTATATTTGTATTTTTACTTTTAACGGTAAAATCAATTGATAAAAAACGATGGAGCTAA
- a CDS encoding GldG family protein, with product MKKIDLISNINSSFKNKKFKQGSYATLSTIIIICIVIALNLLIGKFDLKFDLTKNKLYTLSDQSKQILKSINKDVNIIALYKAGNEDKAVKQILDQYEKFSDKIKVQYKDPELYPEYVKKYEKEGNSITEGNIIVECGNKFKVLSSTDLVSYSQYSQLLTAEQNITGAITYVTSDKRIIIYNTQGHNEDEIPYNIKNSLENQNYEIKNVNLLTDNIDSNSGLLMIMGPKVDLAPEEISKIQNFLDKGGHVFISAPIMKSEPKNLNKLISNYGVKLENALVIEGSSSNRLQNPLYIIPDNLDHSIINPISNSKFPIILKAAHPISDVDIVRHTVKVEPLLKTSDKAYAKTNLQSEVIEKEKNDLSGPFVVACAITDEVSIDNKNPKIVIVSSSNFVDESLTANGLGNTDLLLNSINWLQDNTQNISVSPKDLSSNYLQLSGAKQLLFSGLVVIVIPLIILISGITVCVRRKNL from the coding sequence ATGAAGAAGATAGATTTAATTTCAAATATTAATTCATCCTTTAAAAATAAAAAATTCAAACAGGGAAGTTATGCAACTCTATCTACAATAATTATAATTTGCATAGTTATTGCTTTAAATCTATTAATTGGTAAGTTTGATTTAAAATTTGATCTTACTAAAAATAAATTATACACATTGTCAGATCAGAGTAAACAGATATTAAAGTCCATAAATAAAGATGTTAATATAATTGCTCTTTATAAGGCAGGAAATGAGGATAAGGCAGTGAAACAGATATTGGATCAGTATGAAAAATTTTCTGATAAAATTAAAGTTCAATATAAGGATCCAGAGCTTTATCCTGAATATGTAAAGAAATATGAAAAAGAAGGTAATAGCATTACAGAAGGAAACATTATAGTAGAATGCGGAAATAAATTTAAAGTATTATCTTCAACTGATCTTGTAAGCTATTCACAATATAGCCAGCTTCTAACTGCAGAGCAAAACATAACAGGTGCTATTACTTATGTAACTTCTGATAAAAGAATAATAATATATAACACTCAAGGGCATAACGAAGATGAAATCCCTTATAATATCAAAAATTCACTTGAAAATCAAAATTATGAAATCAAAAATGTAAATCTATTAACTGATAACATTGATTCTAATAGCGGATTATTGATGATTATGGGTCCAAAAGTTGATTTAGCTCCAGAAGAAATATCCAAGATACAAAACTTTTTAGATAAAGGTGGTCATGTATTTATTTCAGCTCCTATTATGAAAAGTGAGCCTAAAAATTTAAATAAACTTATTTCAAATTATGGTGTGAAACTAGAAAATGCTTTAGTAATTGAAGGAAGTAGTTCAAATAGATTACAAAATCCTCTTTATATAATACCGGATAATTTAGATCATAGTATTATAAATCCAATTAGTAATTCTAAATTTCCTATTATATTAAAGGCTGCACATCCTATTTCTGATGTTGATATTGTAAGGCATACTGTTAAAGTTGAGCCTCTTTTAAAGACTTCAGATAAAGCTTATGCAAAAACCAATCTCCAAAGTGAAGTTATAGAAAAGGAAAAAAATGATTTATCAGGACCTTTTGTTGTTGCTTGTGCTATTACGGATGAAGTTAGTATTGATAATAAAAATCCTAAAATAGTTATTGTATCAAGTAGCAATTTTGTTGATGAAAGCCTTACTGCAAATGGCCTTGGAAATACTGATTTATTATTAAATAGTATAAATTGGCTTCAAGACAATACACAAAATATATCTGTATCTCCTAAAGATTTATCTTCAAATTATTTACAGCTTAGTGGAGCAAAACAGTTATTATTCTCAGGTCTTGTTGTTATAGTAATACCTCTTATAATTCTTATCAGTGGTATTACTGTATGTGTAAGGAGGAAGAATCTATGA
- a CDS encoding PTS transporter subunit EIIC, giving the protein MKTRFFKILQKIGKAIMMPVSVLPAAGILVAFGRWLMQNSGVSKAIGQIIYDGGIVVFENLPLIFAIGVAIGFASNIGVAGLASVVGYEVMTKVLDAMGNLNNIQAKGIEKIDMGVFAGIIIGIVAAKLYDRFHEIKLPPYLGFFAGKRFVPIVAAVTALFMGIAFSYIWPPIQVAINKFANFAVNSYFGPAFYAAGKRALIPVGLHHVYYPVFLYEFGRYLDPATGQVLKGEAARYFAGDKTAGYFMASEFPIMLFGLPAATLAMYLTAEKSKRKAVAGVMLTAAMTSILTGITEPIEFSFIFVAPALYVFHVIGAFISGILTKAFSIRLGYTFSASMIDYILGISNSQNGWKLFLIVGPIIFALYFTVFYFAIKMFDFKTPGREDDTEDLDDEYDFDTSSLYHSKAKRILAALGGKKNIDAIDACITRLRLTVKDISKVNKSELKKLGASGIMDLGGGNLQIVYGTDSETLKDEIKKLL; this is encoded by the coding sequence TTGAAAACAAGATTTTTTAAGATATTACAAAAAATTGGAAAAGCAATCATGATGCCAGTATCAGTTCTTCCAGCGGCGGGTATTCTTGTAGCCTTTGGCAGATGGCTGATGCAAAATAGCGGTGTTTCCAAAGCAATAGGGCAAATAATTTATGATGGAGGAATAGTAGTATTTGAAAATCTTCCATTAATTTTTGCAATTGGTGTTGCTATTGGATTTGCAAGTAATATAGGTGTTGCTGGTCTTGCATCAGTTGTTGGCTATGAAGTAATGACAAAAGTGCTTGATGCCATGGGGAATTTAAATAACATACAGGCAAAAGGTATAGAGAAAATAGATATGGGAGTTTTTGCAGGAATAATTATTGGTATTGTTGCTGCAAAACTATATGACAGGTTCCATGAAATTAAGCTTCCGCCATACCTTGGATTTTTTGCAGGGAAAAGATTTGTTCCAATTGTTGCAGCAGTTACAGCTTTATTTATGGGAATTGCGTTTTCTTATATTTGGCCTCCTATTCAGGTTGCAATTAATAAATTTGCTAACTTTGCTGTTAATTCATATTTTGGCCCTGCTTTTTATGCGGCAGGCAAAAGGGCACTTATTCCGGTAGGGCTTCATCATGTTTATTATCCTGTATTCTTATATGAATTTGGAAGATATCTTGATCCTGCAACAGGTCAGGTTCTTAAAGGGGAAGCTGCAAGATACTTTGCAGGAGATAAAACGGCAGGATATTTTATGGCAAGTGAATTCCCTATAATGCTTTTTGGTCTTCCGGCAGCTACTCTTGCAATGTATCTAACTGCTGAAAAAAGTAAAAGGAAAGCAGTTGCAGGTGTTATGCTGACTGCAGCAATGACATCAATACTGACAGGAATTACTGAACCTATTGAATTCTCCTTTATTTTTGTTGCACCAGCACTTTATGTATTCCATGTTATTGGAGCATTTATTTCAGGTATTCTAACAAAAGCATTTAGTATAAGGCTTGGTTATACTTTTTCAGCAAGTATGATAGACTACATATTGGGAATTTCAAATTCTCAAAATGGATGGAAGCTGTTTCTTATTGTTGGCCCAATAATTTTTGCATTATATTTTACTGTATTTTACTTTGCTATAAAAATGTTTGACTTTAAAACTCCAGGAAGAGAAGATGATACTGAAGATTTAGATGATGAATATGATTTTGACACTTCGTCACTTTATCATTCAAAAGCAAAAAGAATACTTGCAGCTCTTGGAGGGAAAAAGAATATTGATGCAATAGATGCATGTATAACAAGACTAAGACTTACTGTAAAAGATATTTCAAAGGTAAATAAATCTGAACTTAAAAAATTAGGTGCATCAGGAATAATGGATCTTGGTGGTGGAAATCTTCAAATTGTATATGGAACAGATTCTGAAACATTAAAAGATGAAATTAAAAAATTATTATAA
- a CDS encoding PTS sugar transporter subunit IIA codes for MISLFKKKNTIELTSPVKGSAIDIKNVPDQVFASGMLGNGIAFEPIEGVVYSPCSGEIVNLFPTKHAIGIKTKEGLEILVHIGIDTVEMKGEGFEAFVNVGDKVKAGDKLISFDLDLVKSKAKSAISPMVITNMDIVESMDTIYGECDINKVVLKVTLKK; via the coding sequence ATGATTAGCTTATTCAAAAAGAAAAATACAATTGAATTAACATCCCCAGTTAAAGGAAGTGCAATAGACATAAAAAATGTTCCAGATCAGGTTTTTGCATCAGGTATGCTTGGAAATGGAATTGCATTTGAACCAATTGAAGGAGTTGTATATTCCCCATGCAGTGGTGAAATAGTAAATTTATTTCCAACAAAACATGCTATAGGTATTAAAACAAAGGAAGGTCTTGAAATACTAGTTCATATAGGTATAGATACTGTAGAAATGAAAGGTGAAGGTTTTGAAGCTTTTGTAAATGTTGGTGACAAAGTTAAAGCAGGCGATAAGCTAATTTCCTTTGACTTAGATCTTGTTAAAAGTAAAGCAAAATCAGCTATTTCACCTATGGTTATAACTAACATGGACATAGTAGAATCAATGGATACAATTTATGGAGAATGTGATATAAATAAAGTAGTTTTAAAGGTAACATTAAAAAAATAA
- a CDS encoding ABC transporter permease — MNIFFRKLLRDIKTSMGQFISLFIIVVIGVTFYTGINSTFRNLIEAKDKYYEGYRFGHLWFDIYKAPYRITKEIEKLPMVKMATGRIVKDVSLKINGENATVRLITLPDKKNDIVNDIQILSKNYFSEGEINQCIVDERFLKANGLKIGNYICPIINGNEVKIKIIGSALGPEFIYPLKDSGELISDNKKFGIVYIKNSLGQAIFGYNNSINNITVLLNDNKDIKAAKEEIEKVLKSYGIADVIERDDQLSNRMINIEIEKLKKAGSAYPVIFFIVASVIIYIMMGRMIENQRVQIGVLKAMGFSDFKIFSHYLSYSILIALLGSFVGSIFGMYLGGVFTKILNIYFSLPLGAMKIYPDLALPASLLTLFFCILSSYNSCKTIFKIMPGETIRPTIPKSGKKIFLERYNSIWNNISHISRLVFRNVLRYKKRAMITSIGIIFSTVLLIIAFGMNDSVDFLIEQQYKNIQNYDIKVNFNKLMSIEELNSIINIKHIEKMEPLLETGVEISNGWIKKKIGFTALIKNPQYYKVTDDKGRSIELPSKGIMIPTRLAEILGVKQNDTVYIKPFFPGKEKKEVVVKGTIAQYIGLSAYASVDYVNNIFNEGKIANAAVLKIDDKAFAEEVKNNLRDLPSISSVQSKDDSYNALMGSMSAMTSTIGVLIVLAAILSIAVLYNIATINIFERQKELATLKVMGFKDNEIKKLIFNENYIITIFGIIIALPFGTWLGKLIMIANSTDNYYFQFVIKFKSYIFAIVFTFFFTFIANWILIKKIKSINIVETLKSGE, encoded by the coding sequence ATGAATATTTTTTTTAGAAAATTATTAAGAGATATAAAAACATCAATGGGGCAATTCATTTCATTATTTATAATAGTGGTAATCGGCGTAACCTTTTATACGGGAATAAATAGTACTTTCAGAAACCTAATAGAAGCAAAGGACAAATATTATGAAGGGTATAGATTTGGACATTTATGGTTTGATATCTATAAGGCACCATATAGAATTACAAAGGAAATAGAAAAACTTCCAATGGTTAAAATGGCTACGGGAAGAATAGTAAAGGATGTAAGTTTAAAAATAAATGGGGAAAATGCAACAGTTAGGCTTATTACTCTTCCAGATAAAAAAAATGATATAGTAAATGATATTCAAATACTTTCAAAAAATTATTTTTCTGAAGGAGAAATAAATCAATGTATCGTCGATGAGAGATTTTTAAAAGCAAATGGATTAAAAATAGGGAATTATATTTGTCCTATAATAAATGGTAATGAAGTCAAAATAAAAATTATTGGGTCAGCTTTAGGTCCTGAATTTATTTATCCTTTAAAGGATTCTGGAGAGCTAATATCCGACAATAAGAAATTTGGGATTGTATATATTAAAAATTCATTGGGTCAAGCAATTTTTGGATATAACAATTCAATAAATAATATAACAGTTTTACTAAATGATAATAAAGATATTAAAGCTGCCAAAGAGGAAATTGAAAAAGTTTTAAAATCTTATGGAATTGCAGATGTTATTGAAAGGGATGACCAACTGAGTAATAGAATGATAAATATTGAGATTGAAAAACTAAAAAAAGCAGGAAGCGCTTATCCAGTAATTTTCTTTATTGTTGCATCAGTAATTATATATATTATGATGGGAAGAATGATAGAAAATCAAAGAGTGCAGATAGGTGTTTTGAAAGCAATGGGGTTTTCTGATTTTAAAATTTTTTCCCACTACCTTTCTTATTCAATATTAATAGCACTTTTAGGAAGCTTCGTTGGATCAATTTTTGGTATGTATCTTGGTGGTGTTTTTACAAAAATTTTAAACATTTATTTTTCACTTCCACTTGGGGCAATGAAAATATATCCAGATCTCGCTCTTCCAGCATCACTACTTACACTCTTTTTCTGCATTCTATCAAGTTATAATTCTTGCAAAACTATATTTAAAATTATGCCTGGTGAAACAATAAGACCAACAATCCCAAAGAGTGGAAAAAAAATTTTTCTAGAAAGATATAATTCTATCTGGAACAATATATCTCATATATCACGGCTTGTTTTTAGAAACGTTTTAAGATATAAAAAAAGAGCTATGATAACATCAATAGGAATAATTTTTTCAACAGTTTTGCTTATAATTGCTTTTGGTATGAATGATTCGGTAGATTTTCTTATTGAACAGCAATATAAAAATATACAAAATTATGATATTAAAGTCAATTTTAATAAATTGATGAGTATTGAAGAATTAAATAGCATTATAAACATAAAACATATTGAAAAAATGGAACCTTTGCTTGAAACTGGTGTTGAAATATCAAATGGATGGATAAAGAAAAAGATTGGATTTACAGCACTTATTAAAAATCCACAATATTATAAAGTTACAGATGACAAAGGAAGATCTATTGAGCTGCCAAGTAAAGGGATTATGATTCCAACAAGGCTTGCTGAAATCCTTGGTGTAAAGCAAAATGATACAGTATATATAAAACCTTTTTTCCCTGGAAAGGAAAAGAAAGAAGTTGTTGTTAAAGGAACAATTGCCCAATATATAGGACTTAGTGCATACGCAAGCGTTGACTATGTAAATAACATATTTAATGAAGGAAAAATTGCTAATGCTGCAGTACTAAAAATTGATGATAAAGCATTTGCGGAAGAAGTTAAAAATAATCTTAGAGATCTTCCATCAATAAGTTCTGTTCAATCAAAGGATGATTCATATAATGCACTGATGGGAAGCATGTCTGCAATGACATCTACTATAGGAGTTTTAATAGTCCTTGCTGCAATTTTATCCATTGCTGTTTTATACAATATTGCAACAATAAACATATTTGAAAGACAAAAAGAGCTTGCCACTTTAAAGGTAATGGGCTTTAAGGACAATGAGATTAAAAAACTCATATTCAATGAAAACTATATTATAACTATTTTTGGTATTATTATTGCTCTACCCTTTGGAACATGGCTTGGTAAATTGATTATGATTGCAAACAGTACAGATAATTATTACTTTCAGTTTGTAATAAAATTTAAATCCTACATTTTTGCCATTGTATTTACTTTCTTTTTTACATTTATTGCTAATTGGATTTTAATTAAAAAAATCAAATCAATTAATATTGTTGAAACATTAAAAAGTGGTGAATAA
- a CDS encoding ABC transporter ATP-binding protein, whose product MIKVTNLTKLYGEHAAIKNVSFQVDKGEIVGFLGPNGAGKTTTLNIITGYLSPTEGCVEIDGLDIIENSYAVKKKIGYLPDIPPLYMDMTVGEYLDFVYSIKKADPSNKNKAIDEIMDIVKIEDVKNRLIKNLSKGYRQRIGIAQALIGNPEVLILDEPTSGLDPMQIIEIRNLIKNLGQKHTVFLSSHILSEIEAVCSRIIIINKGQIVASGTPEELRSHIEGSRRLKLKVKANETFINDILKISGVKFANIIKNDKNQEKDPNIIDIIVESEKGRDVREEVFMIAAEKRCPILMMVEQKYDLEDIFLQVTGNEENKTKEVKV is encoded by the coding sequence TTGATAAAGGTTACAAACCTTACGAAGCTATATGGAGAACATGCTGCAATTAAAAATGTGAGTTTTCAAGTTGACAAAGGAGAAATTGTAGGATTTTTAGGTCCAAATGGAGCAGGTAAAACTACAACATTAAATATTATAACAGGATATTTATCACCAACAGAAGGTTGTGTAGAAATTGATGGCCTTGACATAATTGAAAACTCCTATGCTGTAAAGAAAAAAATAGGATATCTTCCGGATATTCCACCTCTTTATATGGATATGACGGTAGGAGAATATTTAGATTTTGTTTATAGTATTAAAAAAGCTGATCCTTCTAATAAAAATAAAGCTATAGATGAAATAATGGATATCGTTAAAATTGAAGATGTGAAAAACAGGCTTATAAAAAACTTATCCAAGGGGTATAGACAAAGAATAGGAATAGCTCAAGCACTTATTGGAAATCCTGAAGTGCTTATACTTGATGAACCAACTTCAGGACTTGATCCAATGCAAATTATAGAAATAAGAAACCTTATTAAAAATTTAGGACAAAAGCATACTGTATTTTTAAGTTCTCATATACTTTCAGAAATTGAGGCAGTATGCAGCAGAATAATCATTATAAATAAAGGACAGATAGTAGCAAGTGGTACGCCAGAGGAGCTTAGAAGTCATATTGAAGGAAGCAGAAGACTAAAATTGAAAGTTAAGGCAAATGAAACATTTATTAATGATATACTTAAAATATCTGGAGTTAAGTTTGCAAACATCATAAAAAATGATAAGAACCAAGAGAAAGATCCTAATATAATTGATATTATAGTGGAATCAGAGAAAGGAAGGGATGTTAGGGAAGAGGTTTTTATGATTGCTGCAGAAAAAAGATGTCCTATTCTTATGATGGTTGAACAAAAATATGATCTTGAAGATATATTCCTCCAAGTTACAGGAAATGAAGAAAACAAAACAAAGGAGGTAAAGGTATGA